One part of the Glycine soja cultivar W05 chromosome 11, ASM419377v2, whole genome shotgun sequence genome encodes these proteins:
- the LOC114377501 gene encoding F-box/LRR-repeat protein 14-like: MDNIPEHIVWEILSRIKKTSDRNAVSLVCKRLYYLDNAERNCIRVGCGMDPADEALSCLCIRFENLSKVEITYSGWMSKLGKQLDDKGLLILANHCPLLCDLSLSYCTFITDVGLRYLASSSKLSSLRLNFTPRITGCGILSLVVGCKNLSSLHLIRCLNVSSVEWLEYLGKLGTLEDLSIKNCRAIGEGDLIKLGPGWQKLTRLQFEVDANYRYMKVYDRLSVDRWQKQYVPCGNMLELSLVNCIISPGRGLACVLSKCKNLQKIHLDMCVGVRDFDIICLSQRSSELKSVSLRVPSDFSLPSLVNNPLRLTDESLKALAQNCSKLESVRISFSDGEFPSSSSFTLSGILCLIQRCPVRQLALDHVYSFNDVGMEALCSAEYLESLELVKCQEISDEGLQLVSQFPRLCILRLSKCLGISDDGLKPLVGSLKLDFLAIEDCPQISERGVQGAAKSVSFRQDLSWMY, encoded by the coding sequence GCAGAAAGGAATTGTATAAGGGTTGGGTGTGGAATGGATCCTGCAGATGAAGCTTTGAGCTGTCTATGCATAAGGTTTGAGAACTTGTCCAAAGTGGAGATTACATACTCTGGATGGATGTCCAAATTGGGAAAACAATTGGATGACAAGGGCCTTCTCATTCTTGCGAATCACTGCCCTCTACTCTGTGATCTCTCCTTGAGCTACTGCACATTCATCACTGATGTTGGTCTCCGTTACTTGGCTTCTTCTTCCAAGCTCTCATCTTTAAGGTTGAATTTCACACCAAGGATCACTGGCTGTGGCATTCTGTCTCTTGTTGTGGGCTGCAAGAACCTCTCCAGCCTTCACCTTATCAGATGCCTTAATGTCAGCAGTGTGGAGTGGCTTGAATATCTTGGCAAGCTCGGAACGCTTGAGGATCTCTCCATTAAGAATTGCAGGGCCATTGGTGAAGGGGACTTGATTAAGCTTGGCCCTGGTTGGCAGAAACTCACAAGGTTGCAGTTTGAAGTGGATGCTAATTACCGATACATGAAGGTTTATGACCGGTTGTCTGTGGATAGGTGGCAAAAGCAGTATGTCCCTTGTGGGAACATGCTTGAACTTAGCCTGGTCAATTGCATCATCAGTCCCGGGAGAGGGCTTGCTTGCGTGTTGAGTAAGTGCAAGAACTTGCAGAAAATTCACCTAGACATGTGTGTTGGGGTGAGGGACTTTGACATTATTTGTTTGTCCCAAAGATCAAGTGAACTTAAATCGGTTTCACTTAGAGTTCCATCCGATTTTTCACTCCCCTCCTTGGTGAATAATCCGTTGAGATTGACGGATGAGAGTCTCAAGGCCTTGGCTCAAAACTGCTCCAAACTTGAATCAGTGAGGATATCTTTTTCTGATGGGGAGTTCCCTTCATCCTCCTCATTCACATTAAGTGGAATACTTTGTTTGATTCAAAGGTGCCCGGTTCGGCAGCTTGCTCTTGATCATGTTTATTCCTTCAATGATGTTGGAATGGAAGCTCTTTGCTCCGCTGAGTATCTTGAATCACTTGAACTTGTGAAATGCCAAGAGATTAGCGATGAAGGGCTACAGCTTGTGAGTCAGTTTCCCAGATTGTGCATTTTACGGTTAAGCAAGTGTTTGGGGATCTCTGATGATGGATTAAAGCCGCTTGTTGGATCATTGAAGTTAGATTTCTTGGCCATTGAAGATTGTCCTCAAATTTCTGAAAGAGGTGTCCAAGGAGCTGCAAAGTCTGTGTCTTTCAGGCAAGACTTATCTTGGATGTACTGA